A window from Solanum stenotomum isolate F172 chromosome 5, ASM1918654v1, whole genome shotgun sequence encodes these proteins:
- the LOC125863914 gene encoding uncharacterized protein LOC125863914, with the protein MVKEGIVLGHKVSQKDIEVEKAKIEVIEKLFLLIYVKGVRSFLGHAGFYRRFIKDFSKTTHLMCKLLEKEVKFLFDKACLRAFECLKEKLISALVIIGPDWAEPFEVMCDASGIALGVLLGQKRYKMFHPIYYASKSLNGAQRTSYGVCFREIQSLLTGRCIPEAEMLHILEACHSSPDVIEIVRSCDVCQQQGAISRRHELPMTLILEVELFDMRGVDFMGPFVSSYGKKYILVAVDYVSKWVEAVALPENDGKSVAGFFKKNIFSRFSTPRAIISDGGSHFYNKTAFNTPIGMSLYHLVFGKACHFFIELEHKSLWDLKKLNLSWSETANMRLDQINEMDEFHLRAYERSALYKERMKLHYDKHIEKRTFTPGDLVLLFNSRLCLFPRKLRSKWSGPLGNLGVPVGCYSVTPRTKLVRPS; encoded by the exons atggtcaAGGAAGGCATAGTCCTTGGTCACAAGGTGTCACAAAAGGATATAGAGGTCGAAAAGGCCAAAATTGAGGTGATTGAAAAGTTGTTTCTACTTATTTATGTGAAGGGTGTTCGAAGTTTCTTAGGACATGCCGGATTTTATAGGCgtttcatcaaggacttctcaAAAACTACACACCTCATGTGCAAgcttttggagaaggaagtgaaATTCCTTTTTGATAAGGCATGTCTTAGAGCCTTTGAATGCCTGAAGGAGAAGCTGATTTCTGCCCTAGTGATAATTGGCCCAGATTGGGCTGAgccatttgaggtaatgtgtgatgctagtggTATTGCTTTAGGAGTTTTGTTGGGGCAAAAGCGCTACAAGATGTTCCATCCGATTTACTATGCTAGTAAGTCACTAAATGGAGCACAACGAACTAGCTATGGTGTATGCTTTCGAGAAATTCAGAGCTTACTTACTGG GCGATGTATCCCTGAAGCTGAGATGTTGCATATTCTAGAAGCTTGTCACTCCTCTCCG GATGTGATAGAAATAGTAAGGAGTTGTGATGTGTGCCAGCAGCAAGGAGCCATCTCTCGGCGCCATGAGTTACCCATGACACTTATTCTGGAGGTGGAGCTATTTGATATGCGGGGAGtcgatttcatgggcccatttgtgagctcaTATGGGAAGAAGTACATATTAGTGGCAGTGGACTATGTGTCCAAATGGGTTGAGGCAGTTGCTTTGCCTGAGAATGATGGCAAGAGTGTTGCTGGGTTTTTTAAGAAGAATATATTCTCAAGGTTCAGCACACCCAGAGCTATCATCAGTGATGGTGGTTCCCATTTCTACAACAAG aCAGCTTTCAATACGCCTATTGGTATGTCTCTATATCATTTGGTGTTTGGAAAGgcatgtcatttttttattgagCTCGAGCATAAATCACTCTGGGATTTGAAGAAATTGAACCTTAGTTGGAGTGAAACTGCAAACATGAGGCTGGATCAGATTAATGAGATGGATGAGTTCCATTTGAGAGCGTATGAGAGGTCTGCACTATACAAGGAGAGGATGAAGCTACATTATGATAAGCATATTGAGAAGAGAACCTTCACTCCTGGTGATTTGGTGTTACTTTTCAATTCTAGACTTTGTTTGTTTCCTAGGAAGCTGAGATCCAAATGGTCTGGACCTTTGGGTAACTTAGGTGTTCCAGTCGGGTGTTATTCTGTAACGCCCCGTACGAAACTAGTAAGACCTAGCTAA